A part of Myxococcus landrumus genomic DNA contains:
- a CDS encoding YceI family protein — translation MTARRLALLTTLLLALPVMAQGGAKTYALKKDSSTLTYKLHHPAHEVVGKAKPSDGKARLMPDGTLQVAVRANIKDFDSGNGNRDAHMMEVTEMAKYPIVDFKGVAKGVTMPTTFPAKVPVTLKGKLTFHGVTQDVEVPLTVVFKSASEVTTEGSFDISLDAYKVERPSLLMVKVDDKLVLEPALVFVVEGA, via the coding sequence ATGACTGCTCGACGACTCGCGCTGCTCACCACCTTGCTGCTTGCGTTGCCCGTGATGGCCCAGGGCGGCGCCAAGACGTATGCGTTGAAGAAGGACTCCAGCACGCTGACGTACAAGCTGCATCACCCGGCGCACGAGGTGGTGGGCAAGGCGAAGCCCAGCGATGGCAAGGCCCGGCTGATGCCGGACGGCACGCTGCAGGTGGCGGTGCGCGCCAACATCAAGGACTTCGACTCGGGCAATGGCAACCGTGACGCCCACATGATGGAAGTCACGGAGATGGCCAAGTACCCCATCGTCGACTTCAAGGGCGTGGCGAAGGGCGTGACGATGCCCACCACCTTTCCGGCGAAGGTGCCGGTGACGCTCAAGGGGAAGCTCACGTTCCACGGGGTGACGCAGGACGTGGAGGTGCCTTTGACGGTGGTGTTCAAGTCCGCCTCGGAGGTGACGACCGAGGGCTCCTTCGACATCAGCCTGGACGCGTACAAGGTGGAGCGTCCCTCGCTGCTGATGGTGAAGGTGGATGACAAGCTGGTGCTCGAGCCGGCCCTGGTCTTCGTGGTGGAGGGCGCGTGA
- a CDS encoding Rieske (2Fe-2S) protein: protein MSTSRRGFLKGVLGTGAAGAAATALPGCAPDIDPAPVTDVSAKDGVVSLSVSRYPDLSREGGALTVRVAGETTPLLVTHTGGSEYSVLSSICTHAGCPLGFDGREVVCPCHLSKFNPVDGAVTQRPATVGLRKFASKFNAGTQELSIDLLAGEGGFPSAVNGEVRLSFAQFPKLKDNGSVVEGVPSGYGKRIFVFRLQDGSLSAVDSICTHQACEVNSRPEQLDLICYCHNSTFSAKGDVTNPPAVLPLKKFTVTETADAVVVSNVR, encoded by the coding sequence GTGAGCACTTCTCGACGTGGCTTTTTGAAGGGAGTCCTGGGGACGGGCGCGGCGGGTGCGGCGGCGACGGCGCTGCCGGGGTGCGCGCCGGACATCGACCCCGCGCCGGTGACGGATGTGTCGGCCAAGGACGGAGTGGTGAGTCTGTCTGTGTCGCGCTACCCGGACCTGTCGAGAGAGGGCGGCGCGTTGACGGTGCGTGTGGCGGGCGAGACGACGCCGCTCCTGGTGACGCATACCGGAGGCAGCGAGTACTCGGTGCTGTCCTCCATCTGCACGCATGCGGGGTGTCCGCTGGGCTTCGATGGGCGGGAGGTGGTGTGCCCATGCCACCTGTCCAAGTTCAATCCGGTGGATGGCGCGGTGACGCAGCGGCCGGCCACGGTGGGGCTGCGCAAGTTCGCCTCGAAGTTCAACGCAGGCACCCAGGAGCTGAGCATCGACCTGCTTGCGGGTGAGGGAGGCTTCCCCTCGGCGGTGAATGGGGAAGTGCGTCTGTCTTTTGCCCAGTTCCCCAAGCTGAAGGACAACGGCAGCGTGGTGGAGGGTGTCCCCAGCGGCTACGGCAAGCGCATCTTTGTCTTCCGGCTGCAGGACGGGTCGCTGTCGGCGGTGGATTCCATTTGCACGCATCAGGCGTGCGAGGTGAACTCGCGCCCGGAGCAGCTCGACCTCATCTGCTATTGCCACAACTCCACCTTTTCGGCGAAGGGTGACGTGACGAACCCGCCGGCTGTCCTGCCGCTGAAGAAGTTCACCGTGACGGAGACGGCGGACGCGGTGGTGGTATCGAACGTTCGGTGA
- a CDS encoding Kelch repeat-containing protein, with translation MKLGVRAVLAVMAVVGLQLGGCLDVDEAKAKFCEDNPELCDGGTPDSGRDAGDGGHDAGDSGPDAGDGGLEPGWHDAGTMLERRAFHTATRLNDGKVLVVGGSTSASFSGASATAEIFDPSSNSWSPTTSLQEPRARHTATLLGDGTVLVVGGHNQSGTALGSAVVYSPADGGSWSDAGSLKTARFNHDAVLLTSSGQVLVMGGGTDNNTSFPTAEIYNPTSREWTDAGMLSVERNRVVAVEISNDRVLAVGGFDNGERTADVYQISTKTWAPVIAQSAANRVGHTVTRLRGGDILVAGSDVDGSGTFDASAQLLSENNLALGWRSAGSLSPARGYHTATLLDTGDVLVTGGTYAKDSSLSSTKLYHPTTGASGSWTDGPSMSVERANHRATLLKNSGYVLITGGMANAGAVSSVELYVPPAPPP, from the coding sequence GTGAAGCTGGGCGTTCGCGCGGTGTTGGCTGTGATGGCGGTGGTGGGGCTCCAGTTGGGCGGGTGCCTCGATGTGGATGAGGCAAAAGCGAAGTTCTGCGAGGACAACCCCGAGCTGTGTGACGGGGGCACGCCAGACTCAGGTCGAGATGCGGGGGATGGTGGTCACGATGCGGGTGATAGTGGGCCCGATGCCGGTGATGGGGGCCTGGAGCCAGGCTGGCATGACGCCGGTACCATGTTGGAGCGACGTGCCTTCCATACGGCGACTCGCCTGAATGATGGAAAGGTCCTGGTGGTAGGCGGCTCAACCTCCGCGAGCTTTTCCGGGGCGAGTGCGACGGCCGAAATCTTCGACCCATCATCAAATAGCTGGTCCCCTACGACGTCTTTGCAGGAACCACGTGCTCGACACACCGCCACCTTGCTGGGCGACGGCACGGTGCTGGTGGTGGGAGGTCACAATCAGAGCGGGACGGCGCTGGGGAGCGCGGTCGTGTATAGCCCCGCGGATGGCGGTTCCTGGTCGGATGCGGGCTCCCTGAAGACAGCTCGCTTCAACCACGACGCGGTGCTGCTGACATCCTCGGGTCAAGTCCTGGTCATGGGGGGCGGTACGGACAACAACACGAGCTTCCCGACAGCGGAGATCTACAACCCGACCAGTCGAGAGTGGACCGATGCAGGCATGCTCTCAGTGGAGCGAAACCGCGTCGTCGCGGTCGAGATCAGCAATGACAGGGTGTTGGCCGTGGGAGGTTTCGACAACGGGGAGCGCACCGCGGATGTGTATCAAATCAGCACCAAGACCTGGGCGCCTGTTATCGCTCAGTCCGCGGCGAATCGAGTCGGTCACACCGTCACCCGCTTGCGGGGGGGAGATATCCTGGTGGCGGGCTCGGATGTGGATGGCAGCGGCACCTTTGATGCCAGCGCTCAACTCCTCTCCGAAAACAATCTGGCTCTTGGCTGGAGGAGTGCAGGTTCGCTGAGCCCGGCGCGGGGCTATCACACGGCAACCCTCCTCGACACAGGTGATGTCCTGGTGACGGGTGGCACCTACGCGAAAGATAGCTCCCTGAGCTCGACCAAGCTCTATCACCCGACGACGGGTGCCAGTGGCAGTTGGACGGATGGTCCTTCCATGTCGGTGGAGCGGGCCAACCACCGAGCCACGCTCCTCAAGAACTCTGGCTACGTGCTCATCACCGGGGGCATGGCGAACGCAGGCGCGGTTTCGTCGGTGGAGCTGTACGTCCCCCCAGCCCCCCCTCCCTGA
- a CDS encoding SCO family protein, with product MSAESSVALPPARLTQRPGFWAGIAVMALGISAAAGFSLLRTNSEPLPQLGALPDFAFTRQDGQPFGSAQLRGHPFIANFIFTRCPTVCPAFTRKMAHVQQSTESHGTNLQLVSFSVDPKYDTPERLAEYGQLHGANFTRWSFLTGDYDILKDTIVQGFKVSMGREPGSAEDDLLSIFHGTHFVLVDSMGQIRGYYDSADSESTDRLLRDVKRLVREEG from the coding sequence ATGTCCGCTGAATCCTCCGTCGCGCTCCCCCCTGCTCGCCTCACGCAACGCCCCGGCTTCTGGGCCGGCATCGCCGTCATGGCGCTGGGCATCTCGGCGGCGGCGGGATTCTCCCTGCTGCGCACGAACAGCGAGCCCCTGCCCCAGCTCGGCGCGCTCCCGGACTTCGCCTTCACCCGACAGGACGGACAGCCTTTTGGCAGCGCCCAGCTTCGCGGGCATCCCTTCATCGCCAACTTCATCTTCACCCGCTGCCCGACCGTCTGCCCGGCCTTCACCCGGAAGATGGCGCATGTGCAGCAGAGCACCGAGTCCCACGGCACCAACCTCCAGCTCGTGTCGTTCTCGGTCGACCCGAAGTACGACACGCCCGAGCGCCTCGCGGAGTACGGACAGCTCCACGGCGCCAACTTCACCCGCTGGAGCTTCCTGACCGGGGACTACGACATCCTCAAGGACACCATCGTCCAAGGCTTCAAGGTCAGCATGGGCCGCGAGCCCGGCTCCGCCGAGGATGATCTGCTCTCCATCTTCCACGGCACCCACTTCGTCCTTGTGGACTCGATGGGCCAGATTCGCGGCTACTACGACAGCGCCGACAGCGAATCGACGGATCGCCTCCTGCGGGATGTGAAGCGGCTCGTTCGCGAAGAGGGTTGA
- a CDS encoding serine/threonine-protein kinase — MNDLDAMHPLLLQPSEELGALRIIRRLATGGYGTIFLAESETRGTVALKFALEGPSENDDGRVDARTRREAGLLMHLDHPNVVELLGYRRWPDAHRGYLYLIMDYVEGPTLSRWATLAQATPRRATEVFASLARTLDAIHRAGVVHRDLKGSNIIVRASDGQPVLVDFGSGDHSCAPSLTEDRLPPGTPSYRSPEALRFWLAPRAPGSRYRFVPTDDLYSLGLVFHDVLTGTLPYPSHLPPSALLASIESARLQPPSLLNPRVPPVLDAIVLRLLSRFAADRHPSGAELSEALTAALRQADERWDIPLFPPRPPHEAVTEEDESLFDGDEDGREIRQWMRWPDQPGAAAGQDSGPAATPSTEPAQVPPHLLAAWVSWLRRRLNVLRATLQSWKRPRE, encoded by the coding sequence ATGAACGACCTCGATGCGATGCACCCTTTGTTGCTCCAGCCCTCGGAGGAGCTGGGCGCGCTGCGCATCATCCGGAGGCTGGCGACCGGCGGTTACGGCACCATCTTCCTGGCGGAGAGCGAGACGCGCGGCACGGTGGCGCTGAAGTTCGCGCTGGAGGGCCCTTCCGAGAACGACGACGGCCGGGTGGACGCGCGCACCCGACGGGAGGCCGGGCTGCTGATGCACCTGGACCACCCCAACGTGGTGGAGCTCCTGGGCTACCGGCGCTGGCCCGACGCGCACCGCGGCTACCTCTACCTCATCATGGACTATGTGGAGGGCCCCACGCTGTCCCGGTGGGCCACCCTGGCGCAGGCCACCCCGCGCAGGGCCACGGAGGTGTTCGCCTCGCTGGCCCGCACCCTGGACGCCATCCACCGCGCGGGCGTGGTCCACCGGGACCTCAAGGGCAGCAACATCATCGTCCGGGCCTCGGATGGGCAGCCCGTGCTGGTGGACTTCGGCTCGGGGGACCACTCCTGCGCGCCGTCGCTCACGGAGGATCGCCTGCCCCCGGGGACTCCCAGCTACCGGAGCCCGGAGGCGCTGCGCTTCTGGCTGGCGCCTCGCGCCCCGGGCTCGCGCTACCGCTTCGTGCCCACGGATGACTTGTATTCGCTGGGGCTCGTCTTCCACGACGTGCTCACGGGCACCCTCCCCTATCCCTCCCACCTGCCCCCTTCCGCGCTGCTGGCGAGCATCGAGTCCGCCCGGCTCCAGCCCCCCTCGCTCCTCAACCCACGCGTCCCGCCGGTGCTGGATGCCATCGTGCTGCGCCTGCTCAGCAGGTTCGCCGCGGACCGCCACCCCAGCGGCGCGGAGCTGAGCGAGGCGCTCACCGCGGCCTTGCGCCAGGCGGATGAGCGCTGGGACATCCCCTTGTTCCCTCCCCGCCCTCCCCATGAGGCCGTCACCGAGGAGGACGAGTCCCTCTTCGACGGCGACGAGGACGGGCGCGAGATTCGCCAGTGGATGCGCTGGCCGGACCAGCCGGGCGCGGCGGCGGGACAGGACTCGGGGCCAGCGGCGACCCCCTCCACCGAGCCCGCACAGGTCCCTCCCCACCTCCTGGCCGCCTGGGTGTCCTGGCTGCGCCGGAGGCTGAACGTGCTGCGCGCCACGCTCCAGTCCTGGAAGCGGCCCCGGGAATAG
- a CDS encoding GAF domain-containing sensor histidine kinase, whose product MEKHSSVSLRMPLTEEGQGSGVELLAESRRARASAELASARMRSLQSLTLALSGALTSEDVARAVVVEAVRTLEAVAGGLYLMNVPGTSLELVHSVRCPPAVEAAFTHVPLNARVPVAEAVRTGVPLWLTDFAMMAQHFPETAAATRPPSGDLSVACLPLFTRARTVGCLIFVWGLAHDFDEEERAFIDMLAQQATMALERARLLAAERSQVERVGLLQHATAMLATSLDLGHTLRGVALGLVPTLGDLCIIDVLGPDHEVRRTFHAATPECSGLLAASRWHPPERPGTPICALASGLTAFHPSVDAFWIESTSCGPEQLSLLRTLAPTSWMSVPLETPEGVLGALTLGHCLSGRHHTSEDLALAVELARRASAAVQNAHLFHQTQQALQLRDEFLAIASHELNTPLTALKLQLSRLRRMSSDEDVQARTSLAVQQVDRLGRLVRELLEVAHLSEGRLHLTPEPVDLVDVCRGVLTRFTEERERAGATIFLHATGAVPGRWDHSRVDGMVTHLVSNALKYGLGRPVEVEVSCVPGDLARLVVKDRGIGIPAEQLAHLFQRFGRAVPLRHYGGFGLGLWFSRQVVEAHGGHIHLESAPGLGTTVTVEMPRTPASS is encoded by the coding sequence ATGGAGAAGCATTCGTCCGTCAGCCTCCGCATGCCCCTGACCGAGGAGGGACAGGGTTCGGGGGTCGAGTTGCTGGCGGAGAGCCGCCGCGCTCGAGCCAGCGCCGAGCTCGCCAGTGCACGCATGCGCAGCCTCCAGTCCCTCACCCTGGCCCTGTCCGGCGCCCTCACCTCCGAGGACGTCGCCCGCGCCGTCGTGGTGGAGGCCGTGCGCACCCTGGAGGCCGTGGCCGGGGGCCTCTACCTGATGAATGTGCCGGGCACGTCACTGGAGCTCGTCCACTCCGTGCGCTGCCCCCCCGCCGTGGAGGCCGCCTTCACCCACGTGCCCCTGAATGCCCGGGTCCCCGTCGCCGAGGCCGTGCGCACCGGCGTCCCCCTGTGGCTGACGGACTTCGCCATGATGGCCCAGCACTTCCCGGAGACGGCCGCGGCGACCCGGCCCCCCAGCGGGGACTTGTCCGTGGCCTGTCTGCCCCTGTTCACCCGGGCCCGGACAGTGGGCTGCCTCATCTTCGTCTGGGGGCTCGCCCACGACTTCGACGAGGAGGAGCGCGCCTTCATCGACATGCTGGCACAGCAGGCCACCATGGCCCTGGAGCGGGCCCGGCTGCTCGCCGCCGAGCGCAGCCAGGTGGAGCGCGTGGGACTGCTCCAACACGCCACCGCCATGCTGGCCACCTCGCTGGACCTGGGCCACACCCTGCGCGGAGTGGCCCTGGGGTTGGTGCCCACGCTGGGCGACCTCTGCATCATCGATGTGCTCGGCCCGGACCATGAGGTGCGCCGCACCTTTCACGCCGCCACCCCGGAGTGCTCGGGCCTGCTCGCCGCCAGCCGCTGGCACCCCCCCGAGCGTCCGGGCACCCCCATCTGCGCGCTGGCCAGCGGACTGACCGCCTTCCATCCCAGCGTGGACGCCTTCTGGATTGAGAGCACCTCCTGTGGCCCCGAGCAGCTCTCCCTGCTGCGGACCCTGGCGCCGACCTCGTGGATGTCCGTGCCGCTGGAGACTCCGGAGGGAGTACTGGGCGCGTTGACCCTGGGCCACTGCCTCTCCGGGCGGCACCACACGAGCGAGGACCTGGCGCTGGCCGTGGAGCTCGCGCGGCGGGCCAGCGCCGCCGTGCAGAACGCCCACCTCTTCCACCAGACGCAGCAGGCCCTCCAACTGCGCGACGAGTTCCTCGCCATCGCCAGCCACGAGCTGAACACGCCGCTGACAGCCCTCAAGCTGCAGCTCTCCCGGCTGCGGCGCATGTCCTCGGACGAGGATGTGCAGGCGCGCACCTCGCTGGCGGTGCAGCAGGTGGACCGGCTGGGGCGCCTGGTGCGCGAGCTGCTGGAAGTGGCCCACCTGTCCGAGGGCCGCCTGCACCTCACCCCCGAGCCCGTGGACCTGGTGGACGTGTGCCGGGGCGTGCTGACGCGCTTCACCGAGGAGCGTGAGCGCGCCGGCGCCACCATCTTCCTGCATGCCACGGGCGCCGTTCCGGGACGGTGGGACCACTCGCGCGTGGACGGCATGGTGACGCACTTGGTGTCCAACGCCCTGAAGTACGGACTGGGGCGCCCCGTGGAGGTGGAGGTGTCGTGCGTCCCCGGTGACCTCGCGAGGCTGGTCGTGAAGGACCGGGGCATCGGCATCCCCGCCGAGCAGCTCGCGCACCTCTTCCAGCGCTTCGGCCGCGCAGTGCCCCTGCGCCACTACGGTGGCTTCGGGTTGGGGTTGTGGTTCTCCCGTCAGGTGGTGGAGGCCCATGGCGGGCACATCCACCTCGAGAGCGCGCCAGGGTTGGGCACCACGGTCACCGTGGAGATGCCTCGGACTCCCGCGTCCTCCTGA
- a CDS encoding helix-turn-helix transcriptional regulator, translating to MNEELANTVGRAARVARSRLGLTQADVAERVGIAMDVYSRMERGRVLPSVTTLRRMCQVLGLDANVLLGLREAVPEVGVAPAVEPRAEDPPSLRRLVRTLRALEPEELRSVKRVVQGALGLLRR from the coding sequence ATGAACGAGGAACTGGCCAACACCGTGGGCAGGGCGGCGAGGGTGGCGCGCTCCCGGCTGGGATTGACCCAGGCGGACGTGGCCGAGCGGGTGGGAATCGCGATGGACGTCTACAGCCGCATGGAGCGCGGCCGGGTGCTGCCCAGCGTCACCACGCTGCGGCGCATGTGTCAGGTGCTGGGCCTGGACGCCAACGTGCTCCTGGGGTTGAGGGAGGCCGTGCCCGAGGTCGGGGTGGCCCCCGCCGTGGAGCCTCGGGCGGAGGACCCTCCCTCCTTGCGCCGCCTGGTACGGACCCTGCGGGCGCTGGAGCCCGAGGAGCTCCGGTCGGTGAAGCGGGTGGTCCAGGGAGCCCTGGGGCTGCTGCGGCGCTGA
- a CDS encoding helix-turn-helix domain-containing protein, with translation MREPVDHKLAAILGGAARVARLRLGLTQSDVAERVGMAMEVYSRLERGRMLPRTQTLKRLCDVLQVSSDTLLGVGRGGASVTPVTPRKPEREDPLELRRMTRKLRDLQPSQLRAVSRVVNAVVSVMPPAAPAKPVRAVKRRKAG, from the coding sequence ATGCGTGAGCCCGTTGACCACAAGCTCGCGGCCATCCTGGGTGGTGCCGCGCGTGTTGCTCGCCTGCGTTTGGGCCTGACCCAGAGCGATGTGGCGGAGCGTGTGGGCATGGCCATGGAGGTCTATAGCCGGCTGGAGCGGGGGCGAATGTTGCCTCGTACGCAAACGCTGAAGCGGCTGTGTGACGTGCTCCAGGTGTCCTCGGATACGCTGCTGGGTGTGGGCCGGGGTGGTGCCTCGGTGACGCCCGTCACGCCACGGAAGCCGGAGCGGGAAGATCCGCTGGAGCTGCGGCGCATGACGCGCAAGCTGCGGGACCTCCAGCCCTCGCAGCTCCGCGCTGTCTCGCGCGTGGTGAACGCCGTCGTCTCGGTCATGCCTCCCGCAGCCCCGGCCAAGCCGGTCCGCGCGGTGAAGCGCCGCAAGGCGGGCTGA
- a CDS encoding response regulator, with protein MTTLRKVMLVDDEEDIRAIGKLSLGRVGGWETVLAASGNEALTKAAAEKPDLILLDVMMPGMDGPTTFAKLREQPATAATPIIFMTAKVQKQEVARYLELGALGVIGKPFDPMTLPQEIRKLVPG; from the coding sequence ATGACGACGCTGCGCAAGGTGATGCTGGTGGACGATGAAGAAGACATTCGCGCCATCGGCAAGCTGAGTCTGGGTCGTGTCGGCGGGTGGGAGACGGTGCTGGCCGCGTCGGGCAACGAGGCGCTGACGAAGGCGGCCGCGGAGAAACCGGACCTCATCCTCCTGGACGTGATGATGCCCGGCATGGACGGGCCCACCACCTTCGCGAAGCTGCGGGAGCAGCCCGCCACGGCGGCCACGCCCATCATCTTCATGACGGCGAAGGTGCAGAAGCAGGAGGTGGCCCGCTACCTCGAGCTCGGGGCGCTGGGTGTCATCGGCAAGCCGTTCGACCCCATGACGCTGCCCCAGGAGATTCGCAAGCTGGTGCCGGGATGA
- a CDS encoding Fis family transcriptional regulator, which yields MTLSGYREEELVCNRASLIIHGGTEEERRSWAQEAARNFDVELVEVRQVADLVGALRQRNGVLFIPDAAKLGREAQGHILRCLQMQEERPKVVVGVSGTADAALARGTLREDLHYRLHQAQVDLQKDGLRELLRRRWSLQAEQLALKAAAVKAAEEKARADAEARRPGSVTRTLPKTRKTVSSARKPAARNAAPR from the coding sequence GTGACGCTCAGCGGTTACCGAGAAGAAGAGCTCGTCTGCAATCGTGCCTCGCTCATCATCCATGGTGGCACGGAGGAGGAGCGCCGTTCCTGGGCCCAGGAAGCCGCGCGCAACTTCGACGTGGAGCTGGTGGAGGTGAGGCAGGTGGCGGACCTAGTCGGCGCGCTTCGACAGCGCAACGGCGTGCTGTTCATCCCCGACGCCGCCAAGCTGGGACGCGAGGCGCAAGGGCACATCCTGCGCTGTCTGCAGATGCAGGAGGAGCGTCCCAAGGTCGTGGTGGGCGTGTCCGGCACCGCGGATGCGGCGCTCGCGCGAGGCACGCTGCGCGAGGACCTGCACTACCGGCTGCACCAGGCGCAGGTGGACCTCCAGAAGGACGGCTTGCGGGAGCTGCTCCGGAGGCGCTGGTCGCTCCAGGCGGAGCAGCTCGCGCTGAAGGCCGCCGCCGTGAAGGCCGCGGAGGAGAAGGCTCGCGCCGATGCGGAGGCCCGCCGTCCGGGCTCGGTGACGCGCACGTTGCCCAAGACGCGCAAGACGGTGTCGAGCGCGCGCAAGCCCGCTGCTCGCAACGCGGCTCCGCGCTGA
- a CDS encoding O-acetyl-ADP-ribose deacetylase has product MRLELIRGDITRVDADAIVNAANSALLGGGGVDGAIHRAAGPELLAECRLLRGCPTGQARLTRGYRLPARHVIHTVGPVWRGGSDGEPTLLARCYQSAFALVEQQGFRTVAFPSISTGVYRFPIERAARIALGEIRKTLERMPSLEKVTVVLFSDADLETYQRVLSGEPGSSGDGNV; this is encoded by the coding sequence ATGAGGCTGGAGCTGATTCGAGGCGACATCACCCGGGTCGACGCGGACGCCATCGTCAACGCGGCGAACTCGGCGTTGCTGGGAGGCGGAGGCGTGGATGGCGCCATCCACCGCGCGGCGGGGCCGGAGCTCCTGGCCGAGTGCCGTCTGCTCCGAGGTTGCCCCACGGGACAGGCCCGGCTGACGCGGGGATACCGCTTGCCCGCACGTCACGTCATCCACACGGTGGGGCCCGTCTGGCGGGGTGGGTCGGACGGGGAGCCGACCCTGCTTGCCCGCTGTTACCAGAGCGCCTTCGCGCTGGTGGAGCAGCAGGGGTTCCGGACGGTGGCGTTTCCCTCCATCTCCACGGGGGTGTACCGGTTCCCCATCGAGCGGGCCGCCCGCATCGCCCTGGGTGAAATCCGGAAGACCTTGGAGCGGATGCCGTCGCTCGAGAAGGTGACGGTGGTGCTCTTCTCCGACGCGGACCTGGAGACCTACCAGCGCGTGCTGTCCGGGGAGCCGGGAAGTTCCGGGGATGGGAATGTGTGA
- a CDS encoding serine/threonine-protein kinase, giving the protein MTTPDTTTEDPPGGSRRPRVLFNVGGTVFEFVRKLEVRSTGELLMLVRRRYRDGQSGLVVVKRLRSPATFVERRRLVEEVSLTFRLKHPNIAQVHQIKLYRGAPHVVMEYVEGRSLDTLLNLAAMRRRPVSASLAAFVVAEVADALHHAHCAVDDWNRPLGIVHRDVSPRNIRVGTHGEVKLANFSVAASRMPGRELTSRPLVKGDLAYASPEMLLRAPVDARSDLFSLGLVLMELLTGRHPLSLEDTAPPPLPEGLTLEAQGPTWMPVEELAARMLSLTSERVARLVEGLPEGLAAVVLRALRREPSERFQSAEEMGSVLRGWLRVHAPSPHGRHETAEEVARVAVEATLRRNQAELLEGGLHPEDLTAEEASVSLEPGAAPASGTPPDTEDALARESARVFGVPGLRGVTPSRAEDGGNLDETAGPRNTDVETPEEDPEDSSEP; this is encoded by the coding sequence ATGACGACGCCCGATACGACGACGGAGGATCCCCCCGGAGGCTCGCGACGGCCGCGGGTGCTGTTCAACGTAGGCGGCACGGTGTTCGAGTTCGTTCGCAAGCTGGAGGTGCGCTCCACGGGCGAGCTGTTGATGCTGGTGCGGCGGCGCTACCGCGACGGCCAGAGCGGACTGGTGGTGGTGAAGCGGCTGCGCAGCCCCGCCACCTTCGTGGAGCGGCGCAGGCTGGTGGAGGAGGTCAGCCTGACGTTCCGCCTCAAGCACCCCAACATCGCGCAGGTGCACCAAATCAAGCTGTACCGCGGCGCGCCGCACGTGGTGATGGAGTACGTGGAGGGACGCTCGCTGGACACGCTGCTGAACCTGGCGGCCATGCGGCGCAGGCCCGTGTCGGCCTCGCTGGCCGCGTTCGTGGTGGCGGAGGTGGCGGACGCGCTCCACCATGCCCACTGCGCGGTGGATGACTGGAACCGGCCGCTGGGCATCGTCCACCGCGACGTGAGCCCTCGGAACATCCGCGTGGGGACGCATGGCGAGGTGAAGCTGGCGAACTTCTCCGTCGCCGCGTCGCGGATGCCCGGGCGGGAGCTGACCAGCCGCCCGCTGGTGAAGGGCGACCTCGCGTATGCCTCGCCGGAGATGCTGCTGCGCGCGCCAGTGGATGCGCGCTCCGACCTCTTCTCGCTGGGGCTGGTGCTGATGGAGCTCCTGACGGGGCGCCATCCGCTGTCGCTGGAGGACACGGCGCCTCCGCCCCTTCCCGAGGGCCTGACGCTGGAGGCCCAGGGCCCCACCTGGATGCCGGTGGAGGAGCTGGCGGCGCGGATGCTGAGCCTGACGTCCGAGCGGGTGGCGAGGCTGGTCGAGGGCCTCCCGGAGGGACTGGCGGCGGTGGTGCTGCGCGCGCTGCGGCGCGAGCCCTCCGAGCGGTTCCAGTCCGCCGAGGAGATGGGCTCCGTGCTGCGAGGCTGGCTGCGGGTCCATGCCCCCAGCCCCCACGGGCGGCACGAGACGGCCGAGGAGGTGGCTCGCGTGGCCGTGGAGGCCACCCTGCGCCGCAACCAGGCGGAGCTGCTCGAAGGGGGGCTGCACCCCGAGGACCTCACGGCGGAGGAGGCCTCCGTGTCGCTGGAGCCGGGGGCCGCGCCGGCCTCGGGGACACCGCCGGACACCGAGGACGCGCTGGCCCGGGAGTCCGCGCGGGTGTTCGGGGTGCCGGGCCTGCGCGGTGTCACCCCCTCGCGCGCGGAGGACGGTGGGAATCTCGACGAGACAGCGGGGCCGCGAAACACGGACGTGGAGACGCCCGAGGAGGACCCGGAGGATTCGTCCGAGCCATAG